A region of Diospyros lotus cultivar Yz01 chromosome 3, ASM1463336v1, whole genome shotgun sequence DNA encodes the following proteins:
- the LOC127796868 gene encoding protein CRABS CLAW, with product MDSVPSAEHLCYVHCSFCNTVLAVELPCKRLLDTVTVKCGHCSNLSFLSTRPPLQAQCFNHETALEGFGSEMIKKGQSSSSSSSSASRSSESLSPKAPFVVKPPEKKHRLPSAYNRFMKEEIQRIKAANPEIPHREAFSAAAKNWARYIPNTPAGSTSKSSNNVRKTVFTYN from the exons ATGGATTCGGTTCCATCAGCAGAGCATCTATGCTATGTCCACTGCAGCTTCTGCAACACTGTTCTTGCG GTTGAGCTTCCATGCAAAAGATTGTTAGACACGGTGACAGTGAAATGCGGCCATTGCAGTAACCTTTCCTTTCTCAGCACAAGGCCACCTCTTCAAGCCCAATGCTTCAATCATGAAACAGCTCTAGAG GGTTTTGGCAGTGAAATGATCAAAAAGGGCCagtcttcttcatcttcatcatcatcggCATCACGGTCGAGCGAGTCATTGTCCCCCAAAGCACCTTTTGTTGTAAAAC CACCAGAGAAGAAGCACAGGCTTCCATCGGCATACAATCGATTCATGAA AGAAGAGATACAACGCATCAAAGCAGCTAACCCCGAGATACCTCATCGTGAAGCTTTTAGCGCAGCAGCAAAAAAT TGGGCTAGGTACATCCCAAATACACCAGCTGGGTCAACATCCAAGAGCAGCAACAATGTAAGAAAAACAGTTTTCACTTACAATTGA